A stretch of the Vicinamibacterales bacterium genome encodes the following:
- a CDS encoding DUF998 domain-containing protein: MLFATLVILQGLLIPAYSHVRLPISALEAWPTGWIQRLNFYVVGLLNLAFVCGMHLGVQPARRGALGFPLLVLGAVGIVLAGLFPWVMVNGVPTETPPHVAGAVTTFAATGLGWLTFSRRMRADPDWRDLSAYTMATSVGMLVLFIALGFFAVDDGTPLHPWAGLLQRVLCAVWFAMLIVLAIRLRRITR, encoded by the coding sequence GTGCTGTTCGCGACGCTCGTGATCCTGCAGGGACTGCTGATCCCTGCGTACAGCCATGTCAGGCTGCCAATCAGCGCACTCGAGGCGTGGCCGACCGGGTGGATCCAGAGACTCAACTTCTACGTGGTTGGCCTGCTGAACCTGGCATTCGTCTGCGGCATGCACCTGGGCGTTCAACCGGCGCGGCGCGGTGCTCTCGGGTTTCCCCTCCTGGTGCTCGGCGCCGTCGGCATCGTGTTGGCTGGCCTCTTCCCTTGGGTGATGGTCAATGGCGTCCCCACCGAGACGCCGCCCCACGTCGCCGGCGCCGTCACGACCTTCGCCGCAACCGGACTCGGATGGCTGACGTTCTCGCGCCGTATGCGCGCGGATCCTGATTGGCGCGACCTGTCGGCATACACGATGGCCACCAGCGTCGGCATGCTGGTGCTCTTCATCGCGCTCGGCTTCTTTGCCGTCGACGATGGGACGCCGCTCCATCCCTGGGCCGGGCTGCTGCAGCGAGTCCTGTGTGCGGTCTGGTTCGCCATGCTCATCGTGCTGGCGATTCGCCTGCGTCGAATCACCCGGT